Sequence from the Aquipuribacter hungaricus genome:
CCCGACGGCCCTGATCGGGACGTCGACCCGGTCACGGCCGCCGGGGCGGACGAGCCGACCACCGGCCCATCGGCTCCCGCGGAGGGCACCCGCACGGCACCGGTCGTCACCGTCTCCTCCGGCGGGCGCCACCTGTCCCCGTTCGCCATCGGGTTCACCGGCGCGATGGGCGTGCTGCTCGCCGTCGGGCTCGTGCAGGCCGTCGTGCAGGCGGGGCAGATCGTCACCCTGGTCTTCGCGGCGCTCTTCCTCGCGCTCAGCCTGGACCCGTTCGTCACCTGGCTGCAGCGGCACGGGCTCCGGCGGGGCGCGGCGGTCGCGGTGACGTTCGGCCTGCTCGTGGTCCTCGTCGGCGGGTTCGTCGCCTCGGTGGCACCGCTCGTGCTGTCGGAGTCCAGCCAGCTGCTGCGGGTGACGCCGATCTACGTCCGCCGGCTCGAGCAGACCGACCTGGCGCAGACCCTGGACACCCGCTTCGGCATCTTCGAGCGCATCAACACCGAGGTGGAGAACCGGCTGTCTTCCAGCTCGACCATCGACGCTCTCTTCGGCGGGGTGCTGGGCGCCGGGCGCGCCGTGGTCACCGGGGTGTTCTCGGTGCTGCTCGTCCTGGTCCTCACCCTGTACTTCCTGGCCTCCCTGCGCAGCATCACCTCCGGGGCCTACCGGCTGGTGCCCAGCAGCAGCCGCGAGCGCTGGCGCGAGATCGGCGACGAGGCGCAGCGCCGGGTGGGCGGCTACGTCCTCGGCCAGCTCGGCGTGGCCTCGCTCAACGGCGTGCTCGCGTTCCTCGTCATGACCGTGCTCGAGGTCCGGTACTCCGTCGCGCTCGCCTTCGCCGTCGGTGTCTGCGGGCTCATCCCGCTCGTCGGCGCCACCATCGGCGCCGTCCTCGCCTGCACCGTCGCGGCCCTCGGCGAGGGGAGCGACGGGATCGCGCTCGCCGTCTGGTTCCTCGTCTACCAGCAGGTCGAGAACTACGTGATCCTGCCGCGGATCATGTCCCGGACGGTGGCGGTGCCGAGCACGCTCGCGGTCGTGGCCGCGCTGCTCGGGGGCTCGCTGCTCGGCCTCATCGGCGCGCTCGTGGCGATCCCGCTCGCGGCCACCGTCCTGCTCGTGGTCCAGCGGGTGGTCTACCCGCGCCAGGAGCGTGCCTGAGCGTGCGCGCCCCGGTCACGGTCCGGTAGCGGTCCGCCCCGCCACCGTGGTGGTACGCCCCGTGTGCGCTATACATCCCGGGAGGCTGGCGCCGCCGCGACCGGGGACGCCGCTGCGACGAAGGAGTCGACGCATGCCCCACCGGCCCAGCGCCCACCACAGCGCCCCGCCCCCTGTCCCCACCCTCCCCGGGAGCCCCGCATGAGCACCGTCTCCGGCGACCGTCCGTCGCCCCGGTCCGACACCGGCATCCCCGCGCCGCCCGCGTCGCGGCGCAGCCCGCTCCAGGTCGCCGTCTGGGTGGCCGTCGCCGTCCTCGGCGGCGTCGCCTGGACCGTCCTGGCGCTGTCGCGCGGGGAGGAGGTGTCAGCCCTGTGGGTCCTGTTCGCGGCGCTGGCCTCCTACGCCATCGCCTACCGCTTCTACAGCCGCTTCATCGCCTACCGCGTCCTGCTCGTCGACGACACCCGCGCCACCCCGGCCGAGCGCCTGGACAACGGGGTCGACTACGAGGTGACCGACCGGCGCGTCCTGTTCGGCCACCACTTCGCCGCGATCGCCGGCGCCGGCCCGCTGGTCGGGCCCGTGCTCGCCGCGCAGATGGGCTACCTGCCGGGCACGATCTGGATCGTCGTCGGCGTCATCTTCGCCGGCGCCGTGCAGGACATGGTCGTCATGTTCTTCTCGATGCGCCGCAACGGGAAGAGCCTCGGCCAGATGGTCCGCGAGGAGATCGGGCCCGTGGGCGGCGTCGCGGCCCTCATCGCCGTGTTCGCCATCATGATCATCATCCTGGCGGTGCTCGCGCTCATCGTCGTCAACGCCCTCGCCGAGTCCCCCTGGGGCGTCTTCTCCATCGCGCTCACCATCCCGATCGCCCTGTTCATGGGCGTGTACCTGCGGGTCATCCGGCCCGGGCGGGTCATGGAGGCCACCGCCATCGGCGTCGTCCTGCTGCTGCTGGCCATCGTCGGCGGCGGGTACGTCGAGGCCTCGGGCCTGGCCGACGCGCTGACCCTGAGCAAGGAGACCCTGGTCGTCGCGCTCGTCGTGTACGGCTTCGTCGCCTCGGTCCTGCCGGTGTGGATGCTGCTCACGCCGCGCGACTACCTGTCGACGTTCATGAAGATCGGCGTCATCGTCCTGCTCGCCCTGGCCCTGCTGCTCGCCCGCCCGGTCCTGGCCAACGACGCCGTCAGCCAGTTCGCGATCGAGGGCAACGGGCCCGTCTTCGCCGGCTCGCTGTTCCCGTTCGTCTTCATCACCATCGCCTGCGGCGCCCTGTCCGGCTTCCACGCGCTCATCAGCTCGGGCACGACGCCCAAGATGATCGCCAAGGAGAGCCAGGTCCGGTTCATCGGCTACGGCGGCATGCTCATGGAGAGCTTCGTCGCCATCAGCGCCCTCATCGCCGCCTCGGTCATCGACCAGGGCCTGTACTTCGCCATCAACTCCCCCGCCGGCGCGACGGGCGGCACGCCGGAGTCCGCGGCCGCGTTCGTCCAGGGCCTCGGCTTCGACACCTCCGCAGCGCAGATCTCGGCCGAGGCGGCCGCGGTCGAGGAGGACCTGGTCTCCCGGACCGGCGGCGCCCCGACCCTGGCGCTCGGCATCTCGCAGATCTTCGCCAGCGCGTTCGGCGGCGGCCTGCAGGCGTTCTGGTACCACTTCGCGATCATGTTCGAGGCGCTGTTCATCCTCACCGCCGTCGACGCCGGGACCCGCGTCGGCCGCTTCATGCTCCAGGACACGGTCGGCAACGTGTGGAAGAAGTTCGGCGACCTGTCGTGGCGACCGGCCAACTACCTGGCCAGCGCCGTGGTCGTGGGCGCGTGGGGGTACTTCCTCTACGTCGGCGTCACCGACCCCCTCGGCGGCATCAACCAGCTCTTCCCGCTGTTCGGCATCGCCAACCAGCTGCTCGCCGCCATCGCCCTCACGCTGTGCGTCACGCTGATGATCAAGCACGGCAAGGTGCGCTGGGCCTGGGTGCCCGGCATCCCGCTGGTCTGGGACCTCGTCGTCACCATGACGGCCAGCTACCAGAAGGTGTTCAGCGACGTCCCGGCCATCGGCTACTTCGCCCAGCGGGCCCGGTACGCCGACGCGCTCGAGGCCGGCGAGGTCCTGCCGCCGGCCGCCGACGCGGGCCAGATGCAGCAGATCGTCACCAACTCCACGACGAACGGCGTCCTGCAGTCGGTGTTCGCGCTGCTCGTGCTCGTCGTCGTCGCCAACGCCGTGGTGACGATCGTCAAGGCGCTCCGGCAGGGCAGCCTGGCCACCACGGAGGTCCCGCACACGCCGAGCCGCATCGTCGAGCCGGCCGGGCTGTTCGCCACGCCCGAGGAGAAGGCCGCCATCGCCGCGCACGAGGACCGGCTGGTCAGCGGGGGCCAGCAGTGACCGTGCCGCAGGCCCGCACCCCCTGGACGCAGGCGCCGGCGGGTCACGAGCCCGCCGTGCCGGCGCTGCCCGGGCTGCTCGCCCGGGGCTGGCGGGGGCTGGTCTGGTACCTGCGCGCGGTCACCGGCGAGGACCGGTGGGACGCCCACGTCCGCGAGTGCGCCGCCCACGGGCACCCCGCCGGGACGCGGCGGGAGTTCGAGCGGCAGCGCCAGGACCGGGCGGAGGGCGCGGCGGTCGACCGCTGCTGCTGACACCACCGCACCGTCCCGACCAGGGCCGGGGCCGGCCGCACCCGTCGAGGGTCCGTCGGCCCCGGCCCTGTCGCGTCGGGGGCCGGGGTGCTCAGCCGATCCGCGTGGTCACGCGCTCGTAGGGCCCGTCCCACGTGGTCGGCAGCGGGTGGGCGCCCGGCGCGGCGGCTTCGACCACGTGATCGAGGACGGTCCGGACGTGGCTCTCGCCGACGACCAGGTGCTTGGCGCCCACGAGCGGCACGACCCGCGCCTGCGGCACCAGCGAGAAGCGCTCGACGGCCTCCGGCGGGCGCAGGTAGTCGTCGTGCTCGGGCACCAGCGCCGTCACGGGCCGGCCGTCGGCGGCCCACCAGCGCAGGTCGTCGTCGCCGGTGTACCGCAGCGGCGGGGACAGCAGCACGAGCTGGGTGACGAGCGGGTCGCGGGCGTGCAGCAGCGACAGGTCCGTGCCGAACGACCAGCCCAGCACGGTGACCGCGGGCAGGCCGTGGTCCTCGACGAAGGCGAGCGCCGCGGTGACGTCGTGCCGCTCCGCGTCACCGGCGTCGAAGGTGCCCTCCGACGTACCGCGCGGGCTGGTGACGCCTCGCAGGTTGAAGCGGAGCACGGCGAGGTCGGCCAGTGCGGGCAGCCGCTGCGACGCCTTGAGCAGGACGTGGGAGTCCATGTAGCCGCCGTGCGTGGGCAGGGGGTGCAGGCACACGAGCGTGGCGACGGGGTCGCGGTCGGCGGGCAGCGCGAGCTCCCCGACCAGGCGCAGGCCGTCCGGGGTGTGCAGCTCGACGTCCTCGCGGCGGGCGGGCAGCCGTACGGCGGGGCCGAGCTCGACGGGACCCTGGGCGGGGACCACCTGCTGGCTGAGGGAGGGCGGGACCACGGCGCCACGCTAGCCGCCGGGGTGCGGGACGAAGGCTCAGCCCCTAGCGGCGGTCGCGCTCCTGCTCGAGGAAGAACGTGACCGCGACCACCGGGGAGACCACCAGGAGCAGCTGCAGCCAGGACGGACCGTCGAGGAGGCTCACCGCCCCTCCCAGGACGGCTGCCACAGCGACGAAGGGCAGGGTCCGCCACATCGCCCTCAGGGTGTGACGTGCGCCCGGTCGGGGTCTGTCGTCGACGAGACCCAGGAACGTCGCGACGCGCCGCCGACGCGCCGGGTCAGCCATGCGGTGACCCTAGGGCGCCGCGGTCGTCGGGACCTCAGGCGTCGGTCAGCGCGCGACCACGGTCGCCGGCCGGACGGCGGCGCGGGTAGAGCAGCTCCAGCGCCTCGCACACGACGAGCATGTCGCCGGTGAAGCTGCGCCCGGCCGCGGTGAGCTCCTCGGCGAAGACCCGCCGGTGGTTCTCTCTCCAGTGCGCCAGGGAGAGGTCGCCCTCGCCCTCGGCCCGGGCGTGCTCCTCCCCCACCTCGGAGAACGGCACGACGTCGACCGCGACGGTGCGCACGAGCGCCCGAGGACGACCCGCACCGTCGAGGACGATGGAGAGCTCACCGGGCCGGGGCAGCTGCTGACCTTCGACCTCGTACGGCCAGCGGGCGCCGGACGTCGCGGTCTTCGTCCCGTCGAGCACGAGGGCCAGCAGCTCGTCGGCCTCCTCGGGGGTCCCGCCGAAGGCCCACGCGGGCGGCGGCACGACGGCCGCCGACGTCAGGCCCGTCACGACCGCGAGCCGGCCCAGACCGGCGCTGCTGCGCGCCGTCTCCCAGAAGCGCACGATCGCGCTGTCGCCGCCCGTCGTCCCCGCGGCGAGCTCCTCGGCATCCACGCCGTCAGTCTGCCCTCCGGCCGCCCGCCGACGAGGGACCGGTCGTGAGTGGCGGGCGTCCTCCCGGGCCCGGCGGCGACCGCGGCGAGGGCGTCGGGTCGACGGTCCCCCAGCGACGTGCGTCGATCACCGACGCTGCCGTCCCCGCCCGACCTACGGTGGCACCGTGGACGCCGCGGCCCCTGCCTCCAGCAGCCCGCCCGGGACCCGTCGGTGGGCGCGAGCGCTGCTCTGGCTGCCTGCGGTGGTCTGGTTCGTCGGGACCCCGCTGCTCGTCCTGCACCACCTCGGCCAGTCGCTCACGTTCTTCGGGGAGCAGCTGTCGCCCCAGGAGGTCGCGGCGGCGAGGGTCACGCTGGTCTGGGCTGCGGTCTGCTCTGCGGGCGCACCGGTGGCCGGGCTGGCCCTGGCCGGGCTCGCACGGAGCTCTCGCGCGCTACGGCTCTACGGCGTCGCCGTCGTCCTCGGCTGCATGCCTGGGCTGTTCTGGGCGGCCCTCGTCGACCACCGGACACCGACCCCCGTCGAGCGCGTGACCACGTGCCAGGAGCACAGCGGCGGGGACACGCGCTGCCCGGGAGGGTGAACGTCGACCGGCACCGACCGCGGCAGCCGCCTCGTCCGGACACCGCGTCCACGCCCACAGGTCCTCCCTTCGGCCAGTAGAGGACCGTCCCGGGAGTGCCGCAGGATGGGCGTGTGAACGCTCTCACGGCCTTCGTCACGCACCGGTTGTCGGACCTCGCTGACGGTGCCCCAGCTGACGGTCGCGACCCCGTCGACGGGCCGGACCAGCCCTGGGCGGACGGCTGGCAGGACCTGCTCGCCGACTACGAGGACGCCGTCCACCTCTCCGAACGCTGGGCGGTCCTGGAGGTGGCGGTCCGGCAGCTGGCGGCACGCTTCTGCGACCACCCGGGGTTCGACCCCCGGTGGGCGCTGCCCCGGACCCGGCTCCCGCGCCCGGCGCGGTCCTGGAGCGGGCGGCCAGGCAGCACCGACGCGCCAGGACGCGTCTCGCGCGTCCCTGCCTGACGCACCGACACGGCGGCGGGGCCACCCGCCTCACGTCGACGACGGTCCTCGTCGTCGCGGTCCGTGCGCGCCTCCTGCCGGCGGCCGCCCGGAGGTGGCCGCCGGCAGGGACGTGCCTCAGCGCGGGTAGAGCACCCTGCCGCCCTCGGAGCGGACGTACACCTGGCCGGCGTCCGGCACGACGAGGGTCGCGCCGGGGTTGCCCTGGGTCCGGGTCTGGGCGAGGACCTCGACCCCGCCGGGCACGCTGTCCCCGACCGCGTAGACGACGAAGTTGCCGTCCTCCTGCATCACGGCGAGGTTGGCGCCGCTGAGGCGCGTCCCGCTCTGCCAGACGGCCCGGCCGTCGCGGTAGTGGACCAGGTTCTCGTCGGCCTGGAACACCAGCACGCCGCGGCCGTCGGGCGAACGGCGGCGGTCGCCCGGGAGCAGCGACTGCCCGAACTCCACCGTCGGGCTGGTCCACGCGGAGCCGTAGACGGACGACAGCCTCTCCGCCCCCTGGACCACGGAGAACTCGCCGACGCCCAGACGGAGGACCGTGGAGTCCGGGAACTCCGTCGTCACCGTCCGGGTCGAGAACACCGCCCGCGAGCCGGCGTAGACGACGAAGTTGCCGTCGGACTGCAGGACGGCGTCCGCGCCGACGTTGTCGGGCGAGTTGGTCCCGGACTGGAACACCGCCTGGCCGTACCGGTACAGGACCAGGTTGCCGTCACCCTGCATGACCAGGACGGACGCAAGGTCCGAGGAGATCATCCGGTCACCGGACAGCAGCGCCTGGCCGGGCACGAGACGCTCCAGCGAGATGGTCTGGAACGAGCGGACGGTCTGGTCGCTGCCGGCGTACCGGGAGTACAGCACCACGTTGCGGTCGTCCTGCACGACGAAGTAGTCCGCGCCCGTGCCCTCGGTGGCATAGTTCTCGGCCACGCTGCCGTCGGGGTCGTACATCACCAGGTTGCCGTCCTCCTGCATGATCAATCGCGCACCGGGCTCTCCCTGCCCGAGGCGCTCGAGCACCACCGGCGCAGGGTTGAACCGCGTCGGCTGGAGCACGAGGACCAGCGCCCCGTCGGTCCTGAGCGTCAGGGCGTACCGGCCCGACGGCGAGACCAGCGACTGCCCCGGCTGGAGCGTCTCGCCCGAGGTCAGGCTCGTCGGGACCGCGGCTGCCGCGACGCCGTCCGCGGCGGCGACCGCGTCCCGCACCGCCGACGGCTCCTGCAGGCCCTGCAGCACCCCCGTCCCCGCCGTCGCAGGCCCTGCTCCCGCGACCAGCGCGGCCACGAGCACCCCCGCCGCGACCGTCGTCCTCCGTACCGTCATCTGCTTCTCCCCCGTCTCGGGGCGTCCTCTGTGACGCCCGCGCGCGCCAGCGTGCACCATGCGGGACCTGCGGACCCGGCGGACGGCGGGTCCCGTCCGGGAAGGTCCGGGTGCCGAGGGTGTCCGCGGTCGCCCCGCCGGCGACCGGGGCCAGGCTGGGGACGGGAGAGGACAACCTTCTCGACGGTCTGCACCCTTCTACCGGCATGGGGGACGCGCGACTGATGGTCGACGAAGCCGGCTTCCGGCAGTACGTGACGCTGCGGCAGCGCGCCCTGCTGCGGACGGCGTGGCTGCTCACGGGTGACTGGGCCACGGCCGAGGACCTGGTCCAGGCGACCCTGCTGACGATGTGGGGCCGGTGGGCCCGCATCAGCACGGGTCGGGACCACGCCAGCCTCGACGGCTACGCCCGACGCGTCCTGCTGAGCACGTACCTGGGCTGGCGGAGGCGACGGTGGCACGGGGAGCGACCGACCCCGGTCCTGCCCGACACGGCGGCGCCGTCGGGTGACGGCTACGAGGTCCGCTGCGTGATGGCGGACGCGGTGCGGTCCCTGCCGCCCCGGCAGCGGGCGGTCGTCGTGCTGCGCTTCTTCGACGACCTCACCGAGCGGGACACCGCCGCGGCGCTCGGCTGCTCCGTCGGCACGGTGAAGAGCCAGACGTCCAAGGCGCTGGCCACCCTGCGCCGGCACCCCGACCTGACGACCCTCGACCTCGAAGGGAGCCCCGCATGAGTCACGACCTGGCCGGCGCGCTCAGACGTGACGTCCCCGAACCTCCTCGCGTCCTCGACCCGGACGCCCTGATCCGCACGCACCGCGAGCGCCGGCAGCGCCGCCGGGCCGCGGTCGTCGCGGGGTCCCTCGCCCTGGCCGCGGTCGGCGGGTCCGCCGCGGTCCTCGGCTCCCCCGACCGGACGCAGCCGGGTCCCGCCGGCCGCCCTGCGACGGCACAGGTGTCGGCGCTGGAGGACACCGTCGCGCTGCCCCAGGAGTGGAGGCAGCTCCGCCCCTTCCTCCCGGAGCGGGCCAGCCAGGTCGCCACGATGGAGGGCGACGCGGCGGCCTACCTCTGGGCCGACGAGGACCGGCTCTGCCTGGCCGTGCTGTTCGGGGTGGACGGGGAGGTCCCTGGCGGGGGCGTGCCCACGGGCCGGGACGGCTGCACCCCGGCCGACGCGCTGCTCGAGGACGGGCTGGTGCTGGTCGCGCAGGGCAGCAGCCCGGCCGGGACCTTCCAGCACCTCGTCGCCGTCCTCCCGGACGGGTACACCGAGGCCACCCTCGGCACCCGGACCGTGACGGTGACGGGCAACGCCGCCGTCTTCGGCTGGGACTACGTGGCCGACGTCGGGTCGCTCTCGCGCGCCACCGGCGGTCTGCTCGTCGAGGGCCCGGGCCGGCCGAGCGTGACGCTGCCGCTGCCCTGACCGGTCGTCGTCCTCGACGACGTCCACGAGGACCTGCGTGCTCGAGGGCGTCGTCAGCGCCCGGGTGGGCTGTCCAGCAGGGTCATGAGCAGCGAGGGCAGAGCCACGATGCCCTCCCGCACAGGTGGACCGGCCAGGGCGGCGGCGCGCAGGGCGGGAGCGGTCTGGCCGAGGTCGACCAGGACGCGGTCGAGGTGCTGGCCTTCCAGGCTCACCCCGGTGATGCACCAGGACCCGTCGGCGACGGCGAGGTCGACGACCAGGTCGGTGCACCTGCCGCGCCACCCGTCTGGTGGCTCACGGCTGGTCGGCAGCGCCGGGGCACGCGCGGCGAGCTCGTCAGCGGCGGCGCACCAGACGATCTGACCCTCCGTCCCGTCGGCACCGCCCTGGCCGGCAGCGAACCCCCGCGGCACCAGGACGGCGTCGACAGCGGCCCGCAGCGCAGCGACCGGGGCGGGGTCCTCGTCCACGCGCACCGTCCGAGTGTGCCTCCCACGCCGTGCGCGCCTCGTCGTCCAGGGTCCAGCGCCTGACTCTGCGTCCCGTGCCGGTGGTCCTGGCCGCACACTCCCCGCATGGACGAGCCAGCTGTCGTGCGTGCCCTGTCAGCCCTGGTGGACGGCGACGTCGACCTCGCCCGCCGAGAGGTCGCCGGCGGCGGCTCGCTGCTGGAGAGGGCCCTCGCCGAGCACCTGGGCGGTGACGGCCACGGGTCGGTCTACGACCGGCCGGCGGCGTTCGAGGCGTTCATCCGCGGCGGCGGCAACGTGCCGCTGTACGCCGCGGTCGGCGCGGTGCTGGCCGACCTCTACGACAGCCACCGGCCCGCCTCGCTGCTCGACGTCGGCTGCGGGGACGGCACAGCACTGCTCGGGGCGCTGCAGGCGGCCCGGCACCGACCCGCCCACCTGGACGTCCTGGAGCCCTCGCCGGCCTTGCTCGCCACCGCCCTGGAACAGCTCCACCGGTGGCAGCAGGACGGGGTCCCGCAGACCGAGGTGGACAGCTGGCCGGTCACCGTCCAGAGCCTCGTCAGCGACCTGGACACCGACCCCGGCGCGGGACGGACCTGGGACCTGGTGCAGTCCACCTTCGCCCTGCACGCGGTCGACCACGACCAGCGCACCGCGGTCCTGCGCGACCTGCGCCCGAGCGTGGGCCTGCTGGCCGTCGTCGAGTTCGACGTCCCCGACGTCGCGGTGGGCAGCCTGGACCACCTGCGCTTCCTGGCCCGGACCTACGAGCGCGGCCTGGCCGAGTACACCGACGACCGCGACCTGGTGGCGCAGGGCTTCCTCATGCCCGTGCTCACCGGGCAGCTGCGGCCCGGTGCCGTGCGTGCCACGTTCGAGCAGCCGGCGACCGCCTGGGTGCGGCAGCTGCGCGAGACCGGCTGGACCGACGTGACGGTCCGGCCGGTGCACGACTACTGGTCCTCGCCGGCCTTCCTGCTCACCGCCCGCGGGGCGGCCGGCAGCTCCTGACCCGCTGGCCTGCGTCTCGCCTCTGATCGCGGGGCCGGACCGCTGGGCACGGGCGGCCGTGTGCAGCAGAGTGGCGGCATGGGCGCGCACGGGGGCGCGCACGGGGGCGCGCACGGGGGCGCGCCGGACTCTGGGGGGCACGGATGAGACCACGTACTGGCCTGGCAGGCGTCGCTCTGGCCGCGGCGCTGCTGGTGGGGGCGGGCGCCGGACCGGCGACCGCAGGGCCGCCGACCACAGCCGGCGGGGCTGGCGCGGGCTCCGTCGTGCGCGCCGCACCCGCTGCGCCTCAGCCGACCCAGCGGGACGCGTGCAGCGTGGACGACCGGGGCGGCAGCATCATCTGGACGATCTGGCACGGGTACCCGCTGCCCTCGGCGTCCGGTCGCTATGCCGCGGCCATCACCGAGGACGGCAGGCTGCAGGTGGTGCTGCAGCCCAACCGGTTGAACCGCGAGCCGGTGGTCGTCCGCGAGATCGCAGCAGGCCGACCGGGGGCCCAGCTCAGGCTCCAGGTGGACGGCAACCTCGTCCTGTACGACCCCGAGGGGGCGGTCGCCACGAACTACGGCACCGTCGGGAGCGGTGCGATGGCCATCGTCATGCAGGACGACCGCAACCTCGTGGTGTACGCCTGCGACAACCGCCCCGTGCTCAGCCTCAGCTCACCGGTCCTCCCCACCCTGGTCCCCGGCCAGGCCCTGCTGTCGGGCGACTCTCTCCTCAGCGAGGACGGCTCCACCCTGGTGATGCAGGGGGACGGCAACCTCGTGCTCTACCAGGGCGGCCAGGCGCGGTTCCAGTCCGGGACGAACTCCCCGGCCAACGCCGGCGCCGACGCTGTCCTCCAGCCGGACGGCAACCTCGTCGTCGTCGCCGGGTCCCGGGTGGTCTTCGAGAGCGGCACCGGTACGGCGGGACCCGGTGCGCGCACGACGCTCCGGCTGGCCGACGGCGCCTTCAGGATCCTGCGGCACCCGGGCAACGGGACCGAGGTGCCGGTGTACGGCTCGGCCTGGGCGACGGCGGCGGTCGCACCCGGTCAGACCCTGCTGCACGGCGAGTCCCGCCGCTCCGCCGACGGGCGCTCGGTCCTGCGCTTCCAGGTCGACGGCAACCTGGTCCTGTACCGAGACGGGCAGCCCACCTTCCGGACCGGGACACAGGGGACCGGGGCGGTGGTCGCCGCCATGCAGTCCGACGGCAACCTCGTCCTCTACCGTCCCAGCGCCGCAGGCCCCGAGGTGGTCTTCCAGACGCGGACGGCGGGCAACCCCGGCGCCCAGCTCGTCATCACCGACGACGGGAGCACCGTGGTGGTCCGCTCCCGGTCCGGCTCGGTCCTCTTCCCTCGCTGACAGGGTTGCCCCGCCCCTGGAGGTCGGGCTCGTCCCGGAGCCCGACCAGGGTGGTCCCCGGAGGGCGCGCCCCGTGGACGCGCTGTCCGCGGCCGCGCCGTAGGTCGCGCTGTCCGCGGCCGCGCCTTACGTCGCGCCGGCCCGCCGCCACGTACGCCTGGGTCGGACCGGCCGGCTGCTGCTGGCGCACCACCACCGGTGCGTGCTGGTGACGGGCGTGCGCGGGGCGACCCGCGGGTCAGGCG
This genomic interval carries:
- a CDS encoding AI-2E family transporter, which translates into the protein MSTRTTTGPGPEPAAEGPRPATAATREPPAVPDRPTGPAATVGPDGPDGPDRDVDPVTAAGADEPTTGPSAPAEGTRTAPVVTVSSGGRHLSPFAIGFTGAMGVLLAVGLVQAVVQAGQIVTLVFAALFLALSLDPFVTWLQRHGLRRGAAVAVTFGLLVVLVGGFVASVAPLVLSESSQLLRVTPIYVRRLEQTDLAQTLDTRFGIFERINTEVENRLSSSSTIDALFGGVLGAGRAVVTGVFSVLLVLVLTLYFLASLRSITSGAYRLVPSSSRERWREIGDEAQRRVGGYVLGQLGVASLNGVLAFLVMTVLEVRYSVALAFAVGVCGLIPLVGATIGAVLACTVAALGEGSDGIALAVWFLVYQQVENYVILPRIMSRTVAVPSTLAVVAALLGGSLLGLIGALVAIPLAATVLLVVQRVVYPRQERA
- a CDS encoding carbon starvation CstA family protein, translating into MSTVSGDRPSPRSDTGIPAPPASRRSPLQVAVWVAVAVLGGVAWTVLALSRGEEVSALWVLFAALASYAIAYRFYSRFIAYRVLLVDDTRATPAERLDNGVDYEVTDRRVLFGHHFAAIAGAGPLVGPVLAAQMGYLPGTIWIVVGVIFAGAVQDMVVMFFSMRRNGKSLGQMVREEIGPVGGVAALIAVFAIMIIILAVLALIVVNALAESPWGVFSIALTIPIALFMGVYLRVIRPGRVMEATAIGVVLLLLAIVGGGYVEASGLADALTLSKETLVVALVVYGFVASVLPVWMLLTPRDYLSTFMKIGVIVLLALALLLARPVLANDAVSQFAIEGNGPVFAGSLFPFVFITIACGALSGFHALISSGTTPKMIAKESQVRFIGYGGMLMESFVAISALIAASVIDQGLYFAINSPAGATGGTPESAAAFVQGLGFDTSAAQISAEAAAVEEDLVSRTGGAPTLALGISQIFASAFGGGLQAFWYHFAIMFEALFILTAVDAGTRVGRFMLQDTVGNVWKKFGDLSWRPANYLASAVVVGAWGYFLYVGVTDPLGGINQLFPLFGIANQLLAAIALTLCVTLMIKHGKVRWAWVPGIPLVWDLVVTMTASYQKVFSDVPAIGYFAQRARYADALEAGEVLPPAADAGQMQQIVTNSTTNGVLQSVFALLVLVVVANAVVTIVKALRQGSLATTEVPHTPSRIVEPAGLFATPEEKAAIAAHEDRLVSGGQQ
- a CDS encoding YbdD/YjiX family protein — translated: MPALPGLLARGWRGLVWYLRAVTGEDRWDAHVRECAAHGHPAGTRREFERQRQDRAEGAAVDRCC
- a CDS encoding alpha/beta hydrolase, producing MVPAQGPVELGPAVRLPARREDVELHTPDGLRLVGELALPADRDPVATLVCLHPLPTHGGYMDSHVLLKASQRLPALADLAVLRFNLRGVTSPRGTSEGTFDAGDAERHDVTAALAFVEDHGLPAVTVLGWSFGTDLSLLHARDPLVTQLVLLSPPLRYTGDDDLRWWAADGRPVTALVPEHDDYLRPPEAVERFSLVPQARVVPLVGAKHLVVGESHVRTVLDHVVEAAAPGAHPLPTTWDGPYERVTTRIG
- a CDS encoding ASCH domain-containing protein; amino-acid sequence: MDAEELAAGTTGGDSAIVRFWETARSSAGLGRLAVVTGLTSAAVVPPPAWAFGGTPEEADELLALVLDGTKTATSGARWPYEVEGQQLPRPGELSIVLDGAGRPRALVRTVAVDVVPFSEVGEEHARAEGEGDLSLAHWRENHRRVFAEELTAAGRSFTGDMLVVCEALELLYPRRRPAGDRGRALTDA
- a CDS encoding SigE family RNA polymerase sigma factor; translation: MVDEAGFRQYVTLRQRALLRTAWLLTGDWATAEDLVQATLLTMWGRWARISTGRDHASLDGYARRVLLSTYLGWRRRRWHGERPTPVLPDTAAPSGDGYEVRCVMADAVRSLPPRQRAVVVLRFFDDLTERDTAAALGCSVGTVKSQTSKALATLRRHPDLTTLDLEGSPA
- a CDS encoding class I SAM-dependent methyltransferase — encoded protein: MDEPAVVRALSALVDGDVDLARREVAGGGSLLERALAEHLGGDGHGSVYDRPAAFEAFIRGGGNVPLYAAVGAVLADLYDSHRPASLLDVGCGDGTALLGALQAARHRPAHLDVLEPSPALLATALEQLHRWQQDGVPQTEVDSWPVTVQSLVSDLDTDPGAGRTWDLVQSTFALHAVDHDQRTAVLRDLRPSVGLLAVVEFDVPDVAVGSLDHLRFLARTYERGLAEYTDDRDLVAQGFLMPVLTGQLRPGAVRATFEQPATAWVRQLRETGWTDVTVRPVHDYWSSPAFLLTARGAAGSS